Proteins found in one Magnolia sinica isolate HGM2019 chromosome 5, MsV1, whole genome shotgun sequence genomic segment:
- the LOC131245361 gene encoding uncharacterized protein LOC131245361 isoform X2 — protein MFKMDLKSKGITWVGNIYQKFESMCQEVDGLMSQEKVKYVKSQVQTSCETVQKLCTEAMQELIPLPSTSSVKGHGSDMPLIYDHDMVMGKKSKVDFEECPLNEKPLLPSQLEASVSMDNDSSAAPLLDGSQGVDHVEACDTPTKKSTPIPVEVTEHKHPESAGEYSNDSDAISCIDDHPSVLQSELALPAVSHEKVVENGLIPLGLVSSVDVTDSGAEPLLDGPQRVNHVEACDTPTEKSTECNHPERAGKNNKVSCLRVIQSELVLPVVSPQKVVENGLISPTDVTAIPISLHGYDCKDASRSADAVGPSAETVEFEDVRLDDDSLDSEEERDEIYLIALQASKKRSYKKKLQDAFISRIRAVKKHDHEQMVAWYRDFNNKTKQRGDLNKMQTDESIDSDWELL, from the exons GAAAAAGTCAAATACGTCAAAAGCCAGGTGCAAACAAGTTGTGAGACTGTCCAAAAGCTTTGTACAGAAGCCATGCAGGAGTTGATTCCCTTACCATCCACATCTTCTGTTAAAGGGCATGGTTCTGACATGCCGTTAATTTACGATCATGACATGGTTATGGGTAAAAAGTCAAAAGTCGATTTTGAAGAATGTCCCTTGAATGAGAAGCCATTGTTGCCTTCTCAATTGGAGGCAAGCGTTTCTATGGATAATGATTCAAGTGCAGCACCATTACTCGATGGATCCCAGGGAGTAGATCATGTGGAAGCATGTGATACCCCAACTAAGAAATCAACCCCGATTCCAGTTGAAGTTACTGAACATAAACACCCAGAAAGTGCTGGAGAATATAGTAATGATTCAGATGCAATTTCATGTATTGATGATCACCCGAGTGTTCTCCAATCTGAGTTGGCTCTTCCTGCTGTATCCCACGAAAAGGTAGTGGAGAATGGATTGATACCGTTGGGTCTTGTCTCGTCAGTGGATGTAACTG ATTCAGGTGCAGAACCATTACTTGATGGGCCCCAGCGTGTAAATCATGTAGAAGCATGCGATACACCGACTGAGAAATCAACTGAATGTAATCACCCAGAAAGAGCTGGTAAAAATAATAAAGTTTCGTGCTTGAGAGTAATCCAATCTGAGTTAGTTCTTCCTGTTGTATCCCCCCAAAAGGTAGTGGAGAATGGATTGATCTCGCCAACAGATGTAACTG CCATTCCCATAAGTTTGCATGGTTATGATTGCAAAGACGCATCCAGGAGTGCAGATGCAGTTGGACCAAGTGCTGAGACTGTAGAATTTGAGGATGTGAGACTCGATGATGATAGCTTGGACTCAGAGGAGGAAAgggatgaaatttatttaatcgCCCTCCAGGCGAgcaagaaaagatcctacaag AAAAAACTTCAGGATGCCTTCATTTCAAGAATACGGGCAGTAAAGAAACATGATCATGAACAGATGGTGGCATGGTACAGAGACTTCAataataaaaccaaacaaagagGGGATTTGAACAAAATGCAAACGGACGAGAGCATCGATTCTGATTGGGAGCTTTTGTGA
- the LOC131245361 gene encoding uncharacterized protein LOC131245361 isoform X1, with the protein MFKMDLKSKGITWVGNIYQKFESMCQEVDGLMSQEKVKYVKSQVQTSCETVQKLCTEAMQELIPLPSTSSVKGHGSDMPLIYDHDMVMGKKSKVDFEECPLNEKPLLPSQLEASVSMDNDSSAAPLLDGSQGVDHVEACDTPTKKSTPIPVEVTEHKHPESAGEYSNDSDAISCIDDHPSVLQSELALPAVSHEKVVENGLIPLGLVSSVDVTDSGAEPLLDGPQRVNHVEACDTPTEKSTECNHPERAGKNNKVSCLRVIQSELVLPVVSPQKVVENGLISPTDVTERCESLGTISLLKSSWNKREQRSKPSVLEASMWPPEIAIPISLHGYDCKDASRSADAVGPSAETVEFEDVRLDDDSLDSEEERDEIYLIALQASKKRSYKKKLQDAFISRIRAVKKHDHEQMVAWYRDFNNKTKQRGDLNKMQTDESIDSDWELL; encoded by the exons GAAAAAGTCAAATACGTCAAAAGCCAGGTGCAAACAAGTTGTGAGACTGTCCAAAAGCTTTGTACAGAAGCCATGCAGGAGTTGATTCCCTTACCATCCACATCTTCTGTTAAAGGGCATGGTTCTGACATGCCGTTAATTTACGATCATGACATGGTTATGGGTAAAAAGTCAAAAGTCGATTTTGAAGAATGTCCCTTGAATGAGAAGCCATTGTTGCCTTCTCAATTGGAGGCAAGCGTTTCTATGGATAATGATTCAAGTGCAGCACCATTACTCGATGGATCCCAGGGAGTAGATCATGTGGAAGCATGTGATACCCCAACTAAGAAATCAACCCCGATTCCAGTTGAAGTTACTGAACATAAACACCCAGAAAGTGCTGGAGAATATAGTAATGATTCAGATGCAATTTCATGTATTGATGATCACCCGAGTGTTCTCCAATCTGAGTTGGCTCTTCCTGCTGTATCCCACGAAAAGGTAGTGGAGAATGGATTGATACCGTTGGGTCTTGTCTCGTCAGTGGATGTAACTG ATTCAGGTGCAGAACCATTACTTGATGGGCCCCAGCGTGTAAATCATGTAGAAGCATGCGATACACCGACTGAGAAATCAACTGAATGTAATCACCCAGAAAGAGCTGGTAAAAATAATAAAGTTTCGTGCTTGAGAGTAATCCAATCTGAGTTAGTTCTTCCTGTTGTATCCCCCCAAAAGGTAGTGGAGAATGGATTGATCTCGCCAACAGATGTAACTG AGAGATGCGAATCACTTGGGACAATATCTCTACTGAAATCTTCATGGAATAAACGTGAACAACGCAGCAAACCTTCTGTACTGGAGGCTTCTATGTGGCCGCCAGAAATTG CCATTCCCATAAGTTTGCATGGTTATGATTGCAAAGACGCATCCAGGAGTGCAGATGCAGTTGGACCAAGTGCTGAGACTGTAGAATTTGAGGATGTGAGACTCGATGATGATAGCTTGGACTCAGAGGAGGAAAgggatgaaatttatttaatcgCCCTCCAGGCGAgcaagaaaagatcctacaag AAAAAACTTCAGGATGCCTTCATTTCAAGAATACGGGCAGTAAAGAAACATGATCATGAACAGATGGTGGCATGGTACAGAGACTTCAataataaaaccaaacaaagagGGGATTTGAACAAAATGCAAACGGACGAGAGCATCGATTCTGATTGGGAGCTTTTGTGA